A single genomic interval of Anopheles marshallii chromosome 2, idAnoMarsDA_429_01, whole genome shotgun sequence harbors:
- the LOC128717622 gene encoding sphingosine-1-phosphate lyase translates to MEPHLRVVTGTIDRVFTGRQPWQIVAITTTTVLSAVWLCQVLFQEESLYRRAKKKVFKLARLIPAVRRKIDAEIKKINDGFIKEISQAGNYYTELPNDGMSQNEILKQVDEYLELGHYRWKEGYISGAVYYYNPELIRLVTEVYGKASYTNPLHPDVFPGVCKMEAEVVRMTATLFHGGPSACGTMTTGGTESIMMACKAYRDYANDQRGITKPNMVLPVTAHTGFDKAAKYLGIFTKVVPINADTTEVDIRAMERAINRNTVMLVGSAPNFPYGTMDDIEAIAALGRKYNIPVHVDACLGGFLIVFMKRAGYPVRPFDFSIPGVTSISADTHKYGFTPKGSSVVLYSEKVYRHYQYTVTSDWPGGVYGSPTVNGSRAGGIIAATWATMMNFGLDGYVEATKRIIDTTRYIEKELRAIKNIFIFGTPATSVIGIGSRDFDIFLLGGELSNLGWNLNSLQFPSGIHICVTYMHTEAGVADKFIQDVRSKVTLIMKNPTKPVEGKMAIYGVAQSVPDRELIGDFTRCFIDSMYYTPVDKTTE, encoded by the exons ATGGAACCACACCTGCGAGTTGTTACCGGTACGATCGATCGAGTTTTCACCGGACGCCAGCCGTGGCAGATCGTTGCCATAACTACGACTACGGTGCTCAGCGCAGTGTGGCTGTGTCAGGTGCTGTTCCAGGAGGAAAGCCTTTACAGACGAGCGAAAAAGAAGGTGTTCAAACTAGCTCGTCTCATACCAGCGGTGCGAAGGAAGATCGATGCCgaaattaagaaaataaacgaCGGTTTCATCAAGGAAATCAGTCAGGCGGGTAACTACTATACCGAATTGCCAAACGATGGCATGAGCCAGAATGAAATACTCAAGCAAGTGGACGAATACCTGGAACTGGGGCACTACCGATGGAAGGAAGGATACATTTCCGGTGCCGTGTACTATTACAATCCCGAGCTGATTCGGTTAGTGACGGAAGTGTATGGTAAAGCGTCCTACACTAACCCGCTGCATCCTGATGTGTTTCCGGGCGTGTGTAAAATGGAGGCAGAAGTGGTCCGGATGACGGCTACTCTTTTTCACGGTGGCCCAAGTGCATGCGGTACCATGACAACGGGTGGAACGGAATCGATCATGATGGCCTGCAAAGCGTACCGCGATTATGCAAACGACCAGCGTGGTATTACCAAACCCAACATGGTACTGCCCGTCACTGCCCATACAGGATTCGATAAGGCGGCCAAATACTTGGGAATCTTTACAAAGGTGGTGCCGATAAATGCTGACACGACCGAGGTGGATATCAGGGCGATGGAACGGGCCATCAATCGCAACACGGTTATGTTGGTCGGATCGGCACCGAATTTCCCGTACGGTACGATGGACGATATCGAAGCGATAGCGGCACTCGGGCGCAAGTACAACATCCCGGTGCATGTCGACGCATGTCTCGGTGGGTTTTTGATTGTGTTCATGAAGCGTGCCGGTTATCCGGTGCGCCCGTTCGATTTTAGCATTCCCGGCGTAACGAGCATTTCGGCCGATACGCACAAGTATGGCTTTACGCCGAAAGGCTCATCGGTAGTGTTGTACTCGGAGAAGGTTTACCGACATTACCAGTACACCGTGACGTCCGACTGGCCAGGCGGTGTATACGGTTCACCCACGGTAAATGGTTCGCGTGCGGGCGGCATTATCGCAGCGACTTGGGCTACTATGATGAACTTTGGATTGGATGGTTACGTGGAGGCAACGAAGCGTATCATCGATACCACTCGATACATCGAGAAAGA aCTTCGTGCCATCAAGAACATCTTCATCTTCGGTACCCCCGCTACAAGTGTCATCGGGATTGGGTCGCGTGATTTCGACATTTTCCTACTGGGCGGAGAGTTAAGCAATCTGGGCTGGAATTTGAACTCGCTCCAATTTCCCTCGGG AATACATATCTGCGTGACGTACATGCACACGGAGGCTGGTGTGGCGGACAAGTTCATCCAGGACGTCCGCAGTAAGGTGACATTGATCATGAAGAATCCAACCAAGCCCGTCGAAGGAAAGATGGCCATTTACGGTGTCGCACAGTCGGTCCCGGATCGAGAACTTATCGGAGATTTCACCAGGTGCTTTATCGATTCCATGTATTACACGCCCGTCGATAAGACGACCGAGTAA
- the LOC128708782 gene encoding uncharacterized protein LOC128708782: MTTITLPRHDVTKFCRFCLSEINLLNVIGASAEEQETHGELLRLVNNYLKIEFEPDKDFPSAICEMCIALLHDFDALYRNAHDYNYALRLLAENPTMADIETEIPVNTIEPRMANLDEPSPLVIIEMDNNAYGEEILATNALDGQIVLEDVPVNDTAEQEAQIDVYHVDGELQHIVMEGGTCIEIQSEDAPKLEPPARGNLLNASLTKTGPNILVRKRITPPYAATSPQLPKKPVPMKPSTIAVNNTPTRTLNVQANTKRPSQQAGHKQYVAATGPKQLFRCNHCTNLFVELSNLYSHSCPKRQRETVPNNSTRPTVVSSDGQRIKCKMCNMSYRTKLQYQKHEYEVHGIRNENFGIKCTICQKLFSQRQDYQLHMRAIHPTPGMSFVKVHSQ; the protein is encoded by the exons ATGACTACCATAACGCT TCCCCGTCATGATGTTACGAAGTTTTGTCGCTTTTGTCTGTCGGAAATCAACCTTCTTAACGTGATCGGCGCTAGTGCGGAAGAGCAAGAGACTCATGGTGAATTGCTGCGGCTTGTGAACAATTATCTCAAAATCGAGTTCGAGCCTGACAAGGACTTCCCGAGTGCCATCTGTGAGATGTGTATTGCGTTGCTGCATGATTTTGACGCTCTGTACAGAAATGCACACGACTACAACTATGCGCTGAGATTGCTCGCGGAAAACCCGACAATGGCGGACATAGAAACGGAAATTCCTGTGAACACGATAGAACCGAGAATGGCTAATCTCGATGAACCCTCACCATTGGTTATCATCGAAATGGACAACAACGCCTACGGGGAAGAAATACTCGCTACAAATGCTTTGGACGGACAGATCGTCTTGGAAGATGTACCTGTAAACGATACCGCTGAACAAGAGGCACAGATCGATGTGTATCATGTCGATGGTGAGCTGCAGCATATCGTCATGGAGGGCGGTACCTGTATCGAAATTCAGTCTGAAGACGCTCCAAAACTAGAACCACCAGCACGAGGCAATCTACTAAATGCGTCTCTCACCAAAACCGGCCCAAACATATTGGTTAGAAAACGCATCACTCCACCATATGCAGCAACATCACCTCAGTTACCTAAGAaacctgtgccaatgaaaCCTTCAACGATTGCCGTAAATAATACCCCCACCAGGACACTAAACGTGCAAGCAAACACGAAAAGACCTTCTCAACAGGCCGGACACAAGCAATATGTGGCGGCAACAGGTCCAAAGCAACTTTTCCGTTGCAATCACTGTACGAATCTTTTTGTAGAACTTTCCAACTTATACAGTCACAGTTGCCCAAAACGGCAAAGAGAAACCGTTCCGAACAATTCTACCAGGCCGACGGTGGTATCTAGCGACGGTCAGCGGATTAAATGCAAGATGTGTAACATGTCCTACCGCACGAAGCTACAGTATCAGAAGCACGAATATGAGGTGCATGGTATTAGGAATGAAAACTTTGGCATCAAGTGTACCATTTGCCAGAAACTGTTTTCCCAGCGCCAGGATTACCAGCTACACATGAGAGCAATACATCCAACTCCAGGCATGAGTTTCGTAAAGGTACACTCTCAATGA